From a single Sinomonas atrocyanea genomic region:
- the ruvC gene encoding crossover junction endodeoxyribonuclease RuvC: MRVLGVDPGLTRCGIGVVDVAADRRATLVAVGVVGTKADEPLDARLLAIAQAIDEWLDRHEPEVVAVERVFSQLNVSTVMGVAQASGVVIAAAARRGIPVALHTPSEVKAAVTGSGRADKDAVTRMVTKILRLETAPRPADAADALALALAHAWRGSAPGSPSAAGRTTAMQATALTAAQRLWQEAEAKARRGR; the protein is encoded by the coding sequence CTGCGGGTGCTGGGCGTCGACCCGGGCCTGACCCGCTGCGGCATCGGCGTCGTGGACGTCGCCGCCGACCGCCGGGCGACCCTCGTCGCCGTCGGGGTGGTGGGGACGAAGGCCGACGAGCCTCTGGACGCGCGCCTGCTGGCCATCGCCCAGGCGATCGACGAATGGCTCGACCGCCACGAGCCGGAGGTCGTCGCCGTGGAGCGCGTCTTCTCCCAGCTGAACGTGAGCACCGTCATGGGCGTCGCCCAGGCCTCGGGCGTGGTGATCGCCGCGGCGGCGCGCCGCGGCATCCCGGTCGCGCTGCACACTCCCAGCGAGGTCAAGGCCGCCGTGACCGGCAGCGGCCGCGCGGACAAGGACGCCGTCACGCGCATGGTCACCAAGATCCTCCGGCTCGAGACGGCCCCGCGCCCGGCGGACGCCGCCGACGCGCTCGCGCTGGCCCTCGCCCACGCGTGGCGCGGCAGCGCTCCTGGCTCGCCCTCCGCGGCGGGACGCACGACGGCGATGCAGGCCACGGCGCTCACGGCCGCGCAGAGGCTGTGGCAGGAAGCGGAGGCGAAGGCGCGCCGCGGCCGATGA
- the pdxT gene encoding pyridoxal 5'-phosphate synthase glutaminase subunit PdxT — MVGVLALQGDVREHLAALEQAGARAVKVRRPEELDEVDGLVVPGGESTTIDKLARAFGIAEPLRAKIRAGFPVYGSCAGMILLADEIADPTPDLAGRPQESFGGLDITVRRNAFGRQRESFETDLDFKEVDQSRGPVHAVFIRGPWVERVGPDVEVLAEVDPAHASHTATLGGRSRIVAVRSGRLLATSFHPEVTGETRIHELFIRMIRGEA, encoded by the coding sequence GTGGTCGGTGTGCTCGCCCTGCAGGGCGATGTGCGCGAGCACCTCGCAGCCCTCGAGCAGGCCGGCGCGCGGGCGGTCAAGGTGCGCCGTCCCGAGGAACTCGACGAGGTCGACGGCCTCGTGGTCCCCGGCGGGGAGTCCACCACCATTGACAAGCTGGCCCGTGCCTTCGGCATCGCCGAGCCGCTGCGGGCCAAGATCCGCGCAGGCTTCCCCGTGTACGGCTCGTGCGCCGGGATGATCCTGCTCGCCGACGAGATCGCGGACCCCACTCCTGATCTTGCAGGCAGGCCGCAGGAGTCGTTCGGCGGCCTCGACATCACGGTGCGGCGCAATGCGTTCGGCCGCCAGCGGGAGTCGTTCGAGACGGATCTGGACTTCAAGGAAGTGGACCAGAGCCGCGGGCCCGTCCACGCCGTGTTCATCCGCGGGCCGTGGGTCGAGCGCGTCGGCCCCGACGTCGAGGTCCTCGCCGAGGTCGATCCAGCGCACGCGTCGCACACGGCGACGCTCGGGGGCAGGTCTAGAATTGTCGCAGTGCGTTCTGGACGGCTGCTCGCCACATCGTTCCACCCCGAGGTGACGGGCGAGACACGGATCCATGAACTTTTCATCCGCATGATCAGAGGAGAAGCGTAG
- the secF gene encoding protein translocase subunit SecF: protein MSNFFARFGNELYTGKRSYPFVERKKIWLGAAAVLVLVSILIPVFTGGFNLGIEFRGGSEFRVSDTASTDVHRGEQAVDSVAPGNQPRVSNIAPGTMRVQTERLSDTQTLEVKGKLATAYGVAADHVTSSFVGPTWGADVSKQALLGFVIFVALAAVLMALYFRTWKMSLSALTGMFVTMIITAGVYAASGFEVTPSAIIGFLTILSYSLYDTVVVFDKIRENTADITASTRRTFVEEVNLAVNQTLVRSINTMMVAVLPVAAILFIGAGLLGAGTLRDLSLALFVGILIGTAATIFIAAPMYAWLREREPGLRKQAERVEARRSSANAAV from the coding sequence ATGTCCAACTTCTTCGCACGCTTCGGCAACGAGCTCTACACGGGCAAGCGCTCCTACCCCTTCGTGGAGCGCAAGAAGATCTGGCTCGGGGCGGCCGCGGTGCTCGTCCTCGTCTCGATCCTCATCCCGGTATTCACCGGCGGGTTCAACCTCGGCATCGAGTTCCGGGGCGGCAGCGAGTTCCGGGTCTCGGACACGGCCTCCACCGACGTCCACCGCGGCGAGCAGGCCGTGGACTCCGTGGCGCCCGGCAACCAGCCCCGGGTGAGCAACATCGCGCCCGGGACGATGCGGGTCCAGACGGAACGGCTCAGCGATACCCAGACCCTCGAGGTGAAGGGCAAGCTCGCGACCGCCTATGGGGTCGCCGCCGACCATGTGACGTCATCCTTCGTCGGGCCGACGTGGGGAGCGGACGTGTCCAAGCAGGCCCTGCTGGGCTTCGTCATCTTCGTGGCCCTCGCGGCCGTGCTCATGGCGCTGTACTTCCGCACCTGGAAGATGTCGCTGTCCGCGCTCACCGGCATGTTCGTCACGATGATCATCACCGCCGGGGTGTACGCGGCCAGCGGGTTCGAGGTGACCCCGTCGGCCATCATCGGCTTCCTGACCATCCTCAGCTATTCGCTCTATGACACCGTGGTGGTCTTCGACAAGATCCGCGAGAACACGGCGGACATCACGGCGTCGACGCGCAGGACCTTCGTCGAGGAGGTCAACCTCGCCGTGAACCAGACCCTCGTGCGCTCCATCAACACCATGATGGTCGCCGTGCTGCCCGTCGCCGCGATCCTCTTCATCGGTGCCGGCCTGCTCGGCGCAGGGACGCTGCGGGACCTCTCGCTCGCGCTGTTCGTCGGCATCCTGATCGGCACCGCCGCGACGATCTTCATCGCCGCGCCGATGTACGCGTGGCTGCGCGAACGGGAGCCCGGCCTCCGCAAGCAGGCGGAGCGCGTCGAGGCGCGTCGCTCCTCGGCGAACGCGGCCGTCTGA
- the ruvA gene encoding Holliday junction branch migration protein RuvA → MISFLRGPVAHVGLSSGVIDVNGAGMAFWATPQTLAGLRLGEEATVHTSLVVREDSLTLFGFADAEEREVFEVLLGVSGVGPRLALAVLAVHSPEAVRVAAHSEDAKAFTKVPGIGPKVGARLVLELKGKLVPLGTAQEPAVAAAGAEAPWKAQVIEAMASLGWSEKDAAASIEKAMADAPEVAASGSVPEILRATLRWLGQGARALKAGARG, encoded by the coding sequence GTGATCAGCTTCCTCCGCGGTCCGGTCGCCCACGTGGGGCTGTCCTCGGGCGTCATCGACGTCAACGGCGCGGGCATGGCGTTCTGGGCGACGCCCCAGACCCTCGCCGGGCTCAGGCTCGGCGAGGAGGCAACGGTCCACACCTCGCTCGTGGTGCGCGAGGACTCCCTGACGCTGTTCGGGTTCGCCGACGCCGAGGAGCGGGAGGTCTTCGAGGTGCTTCTGGGCGTCTCCGGGGTGGGCCCGCGGCTCGCGCTGGCCGTCCTGGCCGTCCACAGCCCGGAGGCGGTCCGCGTCGCGGCGCACTCCGAGGACGCGAAGGCCTTCACCAAGGTGCCGGGGATCGGTCCGAAGGTGGGCGCCCGGCTCGTCCTGGAACTCAAGGGCAAGCTCGTGCCCCTCGGGACCGCCCAGGAGCCCGCGGTCGCCGCCGCGGGGGCCGAGGCGCCGTGGAAGGCCCAGGTCATCGAGGCGATGGCCTCCCTCGGGTGGAGCGAGAAGGACGCCGCCGCGAGCATCGAGAAGGCGATGGCCGACGCTCCCGAGGTCGCCGCCTCGGGAAGCGTCCCCGAGATCCTGCGGGCCACGCTGCGCTGGCTCGGCCAGGGCGCCCGGGCGCTGAAGGCCGGCGCCCGTGGCTGA
- the yajC gene encoding preprotein translocase subunit YajC: MTILLLAVFAFFIFTMFRRNKKTQQQQAEMQSKFSPGVEVMTSFGLYGRIVSVNDAENKVVLELSPGNEATVHRQAVTKVIEPAAPAAGEPAAPLAGEAAPEAGAAPSSGITLGKSEEAAPRPEDRLDETPEETLRRLNDEGNTSK, from the coding sequence ATGACCATCCTCCTGCTGGCGGTCTTCGCCTTCTTCATCTTCACCATGTTCCGGCGGAACAAGAAGACGCAGCAGCAGCAGGCTGAGATGCAGTCCAAGTTCTCGCCCGGCGTGGAGGTGATGACGAGCTTCGGCCTCTACGGCCGGATCGTCTCGGTGAACGACGCCGAGAACAAGGTGGTCCTCGAACTGAGCCCCGGCAACGAGGCGACCGTCCACCGCCAGGCCGTGACCAAGGTCATCGAGCCCGCCGCCCCCGCGGCCGGCGAGCCCGCTGCCCCGCTGGCGGGCGAGGCCGCCCCCGAGGCCGGCGCGGCGCCGTCGTCCGGGATCACGCTCGGCAAGTCCGAGGAGGCGGCCCCCCGTCCTGAGGACCGGCTCGACGAGACGCCGGAGGAGACCCTGCGCCGCCTCAACGACGAAGGCAACACCAGCAAGTAG
- a CDS encoding YebC/PmpR family DNA-binding transcriptional regulator: MSGHSKWATTKHKKAVVDAKRAKAFAKYIKTIEVAARMGGPDLSGNPALDLAVSKAKKNSVPNDNIDRAIKRGAGLTGEAIEYTEIMYEARGPQGSALLIECLTENRNRAAADVRLAVTRNGGSMADQGSVNYLFARKGVVVLPKNGLSEDDLLMAVLDAGAEEVKDGGENWIVYSEPADLQAIRDALTAAGIEYDTDEAEFVPSMEVDLDADGARKFVRLVDALEDLDDVQNVYTNAGMSDDVMAELEND; encoded by the coding sequence ATGTCCGGCCACTCCAAATGGGCGACCACCAAGCACAAGAAGGCCGTCGTCGACGCCAAGCGTGCCAAGGCGTTCGCCAAGTACATCAAGACCATCGAGGTCGCCGCGCGCATGGGCGGCCCCGACCTCTCCGGCAACCCCGCGCTCGACCTCGCCGTCAGCAAGGCGAAGAAGAACTCGGTCCCCAACGACAACATCGACCGCGCCATCAAGCGCGGCGCCGGCCTGACCGGCGAGGCGATCGAGTACACCGAGATCATGTACGAGGCCCGCGGGCCGCAGGGCTCGGCGCTCCTCATCGAGTGCCTCACCGAGAACCGCAACCGCGCCGCGGCGGATGTGCGCCTGGCGGTCACCCGCAACGGCGGCTCCATGGCCGACCAGGGCTCGGTCAACTACCTGTTCGCCCGCAAGGGCGTCGTGGTCCTGCCAAAGAACGGCCTCTCCGAGGACGACCTGCTCATGGCGGTGCTCGACGCCGGTGCCGAGGAGGTCAAGGACGGCGGCGAGAACTGGATCGTCTACTCCGAACCCGCCGACCTCCAGGCCATCCGCGACGCCCTGACCGCGGCCGGCATCGAGTACGACACCGACGAGGCCGAGTTCGTGCCCTCGATGGAGGTCGACCTCGACGCCGACGGCGCGCGCAAGTTCGTGCGCCTCGTCGATGCCCTCGAAGACCTCGACGACGTGCAGAACGTGTACACGAACGCGGGCATGAGCGACGACGTCATGGCGGAGCTCGAGAACGACTGA
- the asnB gene encoding asparagine synthase (glutamine-hydrolyzing) — translation MCGIAGYFGAGLDESLLAAMNTCIVHRGPDGEGYFTDGSVGLAHRRLAIVDVAHGQEPMISADGQTVLVYNGEVYNYRELRAELEAAGRSFRTASDTEVVLQAYEEWGAEAFDRFNGMFGLAIFDRHRGQLVLARDHFGIKPLYWANAGTEQDPRLLFASEIKPILATGLVEARPNERILYRYLQYRIHDDTEETFFDGVRKLLPGEMMTVDLATSRFRISSFTRLREELAELAEVNTPYTPEVIDEYRRRFTEAIRIRLNSEVPVGSALSGGLDSSAVVVTINRLMQEKAEGLEAVGAKQNTFSAVFPNAINDEEAYADAAIAACSGTIEAHKIKPTPEGFDADLADFVRTMEEPIISSGPYAQYCVMKEASKHVTVLLDGQGADEMMAGYIPYYFAYLRQLKAAGDYATLAKESGSSLDIFYRLGRFRLKGMASGKKTVSMGTLLKKSWTGKFSGESFGNIPANLKARLIDDLFAKSLPSLLRYEDKNTMRFSLEGRVPFLDKEVVKYLFSLSDEAIIKEGWNKRVLRDATRGLLPEMISNRRNKIGFTTPEAEWFTLMKERIYKVFMSNSFYSRPYWDREQVLTAFEEYLNGKNDADTMIFWRLLNVELWLREFIDKDEAPADVKADKSDYEANPGKELDIASGSGVYRRYPLQTDVFAKDTELAPAVTSYVERFFDGLPGAPEEARAAVDGKAWYLLVSEKIVAITQGRSFPVWEIEVSPAARVLSKFVTRTPAGIGLGSPWSMQIAINEVGLPLIAKAAAASVVGKLQGKSGVFYDVVGNNINAIDGATPYSLGAASNSVKLAPKDPEGVARALSAAVRAALPARAAELFGGTAIMDANDLGVVVMGHDTDLPTETIAGMFKDNPQGQGAQATPMSLVFTQG, via the coding sequence ATGTGCGGAATCGCCGGCTATTTCGGCGCTGGGCTCGATGAATCGCTGCTGGCGGCGATGAACACCTGCATCGTGCACCGGGGGCCCGACGGCGAGGGCTACTTCACCGACGGCAGCGTGGGGCTCGCGCACCGGCGGCTCGCGATCGTCGACGTCGCCCACGGCCAGGAGCCGATGATCAGTGCCGACGGCCAGACGGTCCTCGTCTACAACGGGGAGGTCTACAACTACCGGGAACTGCGGGCCGAGCTCGAAGCGGCCGGCCGCAGCTTCCGCACCGCCTCCGACACCGAAGTGGTGCTGCAGGCGTACGAGGAGTGGGGCGCCGAGGCGTTCGACCGGTTCAACGGCATGTTCGGCCTGGCCATCTTCGACCGGCACCGGGGCCAGCTGGTCCTGGCCCGTGACCACTTCGGCATCAAGCCGCTCTACTGGGCCAATGCCGGCACCGAGCAGGATCCCCGGCTGCTGTTCGCCTCGGAGATCAAGCCGATCCTCGCCACAGGGCTCGTCGAGGCCCGGCCCAACGAGCGGATCCTGTACCGGTACCTCCAGTACCGCATCCACGACGACACCGAGGAGACCTTCTTCGACGGCGTCCGCAAGCTGCTCCCGGGCGAGATGATGACGGTGGACCTCGCCACGAGCCGCTTCCGCATCTCCTCCTTCACGCGCCTGCGGGAAGAGCTCGCCGAGCTGGCCGAGGTCAACACGCCCTACACGCCCGAGGTCATCGACGAGTACCGGCGCCGCTTCACCGAGGCCATCCGGATCCGCCTGAACTCCGAGGTCCCCGTGGGCAGCGCGCTCTCGGGCGGGCTGGACTCGTCCGCCGTCGTCGTCACCATCAACCGGCTCATGCAGGAGAAGGCGGAGGGCCTCGAGGCCGTCGGCGCGAAGCAGAACACATTCAGCGCGGTCTTCCCCAACGCGATCAACGACGAGGAGGCGTACGCCGACGCCGCCATCGCCGCGTGCAGCGGCACCATCGAGGCGCACAAGATCAAGCCCACCCCGGAGGGCTTCGACGCGGACCTGGCCGACTTCGTGCGGACCATGGAGGAGCCCATCATCTCCTCGGGCCCCTACGCGCAGTACTGCGTCATGAAGGAGGCCTCCAAGCACGTCACGGTGCTCCTGGACGGCCAGGGCGCCGACGAGATGATGGCGGGCTACATCCCCTACTACTTCGCCTACCTCCGCCAGCTCAAGGCTGCCGGCGACTACGCGACGCTGGCCAAGGAGTCGGGCTCGAGCCTGGACATCTTCTACCGGCTCGGCCGCTTCCGGCTCAAGGGCATGGCGAGCGGCAAGAAGACCGTCTCGATGGGCACCCTGCTGAAGAAGTCGTGGACCGGCAAGTTCTCGGGCGAGTCCTTCGGCAACATCCCGGCGAACCTCAAGGCCCGGCTCATCGACGACCTGTTCGCCAAGTCCCTGCCCTCGCTGCTGCGCTACGAGGACAAGAACACGATGCGCTTCTCCCTCGAGGGCCGCGTGCCGTTCCTCGACAAGGAAGTGGTCAAGTACCTGTTCAGCCTCTCCGACGAGGCGATCATCAAGGAGGGCTGGAACAAGCGCGTGCTCCGCGACGCCACGCGCGGCCTCCTGCCCGAGATGATCAGCAACCGGCGCAACAAGATCGGCTTCACCACGCCCGAGGCCGAGTGGTTCACGCTCATGAAGGAGCGCATCTACAAGGTCTTCATGTCCAACTCGTTCTACTCGCGCCCGTACTGGGACCGCGAGCAGGTCCTCACCGCCTTCGAGGAGTACCTCAACGGCAAGAACGACGCCGACACGATGATCTTCTGGCGCCTGCTGAACGTCGAGCTGTGGCTGCGCGAGTTCATCGACAAGGACGAGGCGCCCGCCGACGTCAAGGCGGACAAGAGCGACTACGAGGCCAACCCCGGCAAGGAGCTCGACATCGCCTCGGGCTCGGGGGTGTACCGCCGCTACCCCCTGCAGACGGACGTCTTCGCGAAGGACACCGAGCTCGCTCCGGCCGTCACGTCCTACGTGGAGCGGTTCTTCGACGGGCTGCCCGGCGCCCCCGAGGAGGCGCGCGCCGCCGTCGACGGCAAGGCGTGGTACCTGCTGGTGAGCGAGAAGATCGTCGCGATCACGCAGGGCCGGTCCTTCCCGGTCTGGGAGATCGAGGTCTCCCCCGCCGCCCGGGTCCTGTCGAAGTTCGTCACCCGCACCCCCGCGGGGATCGGGCTCGGGAGCCCCTGGTCGATGCAGATCGCGATCAACGAGGTGGGCCTGCCGCTCATCGCCAAGGCCGCCGCGGCCTCCGTGGTGGGCAAGCTGCAGGGCAAGAGCGGCGTCTTCTACGACGTGGTCGGGAACAACATCAACGCGATCGACGGCGCCACGCCGTACAGCCTCGGCGCCGCGAGCAACTCGGTCAAGCTCGCCCCGAAGGACCCCGAGGGCGTGGCCCGCGCCCTCAGCGCGGCCGTCCGCGCGGCGCTGCCGGCCCGCGCCGCGGAGCTGTTCGGCGGCACCGCCATCATGGACGCCAACGACCTCGGCGTCGTCGTCATGGGCCACGACACGGACCTGCCGACCGAGACGATCGCCGGCATGTTCAAGGACAACCCCCAGGGCCAGGGGGCCCAGGCCACCCCGATGTCGCTCGTGTTCACGCAGGGCTGA
- the ruvB gene encoding Holliday junction branch migration DNA helicase RuvB has protein sequence MAEPSLVASQEEPEERALEAALRPKFLDEFVGQGRVRRQLSLVLEASRMRGRTADHVLLSGPPGLGKTTLAMIIAGEMNAPLRISSGPAIQHAGDLAAILSSLSEGEVLFLDEIHRMSRPAEEMLYMAMEDFRVDIVVGKGAGATAIPLDLPPFTLVGATTRAGLLPGPLRDRFGFTGHLEFYTVEELELVLRRSAGLLDLKVTSAGFTEVAGRSRGTPRIANRLLRRVRDWALVHGIEQIDARAAGAALDMYEVDARGLDRLDRGVLSALVTKFGGGPVGLSTLAIAVGEEPETVETVAEPYLVREGLMGRTPRGRIATPLAYEHLGLPVPASAPFAESATLFGPGSDEADGSLD, from the coding sequence GTGGCTGAGCCGTCGCTGGTCGCCAGCCAGGAGGAGCCCGAGGAACGGGCCCTCGAGGCGGCGCTGCGGCCCAAGTTCCTCGACGAGTTCGTGGGCCAGGGGCGGGTCCGCCGCCAGCTCTCGCTGGTGCTCGAGGCGAGCCGGATGCGCGGCCGCACCGCGGACCACGTGCTGCTGTCCGGACCGCCGGGCCTCGGCAAGACCACGCTCGCCATGATCATCGCCGGCGAGATGAATGCTCCCCTGCGGATCTCCTCCGGCCCGGCGATCCAGCACGCCGGCGACCTCGCCGCGATCCTGTCCTCGCTCTCCGAGGGCGAGGTGCTCTTCCTGGACGAGATCCACCGCATGTCGCGTCCCGCCGAGGAGATGCTCTACATGGCGATGGAGGACTTCCGGGTCGACATCGTGGTGGGCAAGGGCGCGGGCGCGACGGCGATCCCGCTCGACCTGCCCCCCTTCACCCTCGTCGGGGCGACCACCCGGGCGGGACTCCTCCCCGGGCCGCTGCGGGACCGCTTCGGGTTCACCGGCCACCTCGAGTTCTACACCGTGGAGGAGCTCGAGCTCGTGCTGCGCCGTTCTGCGGGCCTTCTGGACCTGAAGGTGACCTCCGCCGGGTTCACCGAGGTGGCCGGGCGGTCGCGGGGCACCCCGCGCATCGCGAACCGGCTCCTGCGCCGGGTGCGGGACTGGGCACTCGTCCACGGCATCGAGCAGATCGACGCGCGCGCGGCGGGCGCGGCGCTGGACATGTACGAGGTCGACGCGCGGGGGCTTGACCGGCTCGACAGGGGGGTCCTGTCCGCACTCGTGACGAAGTTCGGGGGCGGCCCCGTGGGGCTGTCCACCCTCGCGATCGCGGTGGGGGAGGAACCGGAGACCGTCGAGACGGTCGCCGAGCCCTACCTGGTCCGCGAGGGCCTCATGGGCCGGACGCCCCGCGGGCGGATCGCCACGCCGCTGGCCTACGAGCACCTCGGCCTCCCGGTCCCGGCCAGCGCCCCGTTCGCCGAGAGCGCAACGCTGTTCGGTCCGGGCTCGGACGAGGCCGATGGATCGTTGGACTGA
- the secD gene encoding protein translocase subunit SecD has protein sequence MARSRTRPGLKTLISLGVILLALVGILGGGKLAGQASWAPKLALDLQGGTEMILAPKVSGGSQINQDQLNQAVEIIRQRVDGSGVSEAEISTQSGRNVVVSLPGTPSAETRQLIQASADMNFRPVLTTGDPAAVPADQQLTADKLPKPTAAPKNASDTNWITADVYKQYEALDCTKPQPESTQRSDPSKPLVTCEAANGTQPAVKYILGPVEVVGTDIAGSSFQLQQGRQGAVTNEWAVNIQFNDAGTQKFKAVTERLNGYYVANQNDPKAQFAIVLDDKVLSAPRTQAVITDGRPQITGNFTQQSAQALSDQLRYGALPISFDIQSEDQISATLGTQQLEMGLLAGAIGLLLVVVYSLFQYRALGFVTIASLVVAGALTYLAIAILGWTENYRLSLAGVAGLIVAIGQTADSFIVYFERIRDELREGRGLVSAVENGWKRAKRTVLASKAVNLLAAVVLYFVAVGNVRGFAFTLGLTAIADLIVVFMFTHPMLQVLARTRFFGEGHRFSGLDPERLGAVPLYRGAGRLREASEAARANLKPKNAAAAREAGRRMTIAERRAAEAQKQSEMTAASGRSGRASKGAGEEN, from the coding sequence ATGGCACGATCCCGCACGCGGCCGGGACTGAAGACCCTCATCTCACTCGGCGTCATCCTGCTCGCCCTCGTCGGCATCCTCGGCGGCGGAAAGCTGGCGGGCCAGGCATCCTGGGCGCCGAAGCTCGCCCTCGATCTCCAGGGCGGCACGGAGATGATCCTCGCCCCGAAGGTCTCGGGCGGGTCTCAGATCAACCAGGACCAGCTCAACCAGGCGGTCGAGATCATCCGGCAGCGCGTCGACGGCTCCGGTGTGTCCGAGGCCGAGATCAGCACCCAGTCGGGGCGCAACGTGGTGGTGAGCCTCCCGGGCACACCGTCCGCGGAGACGCGCCAGCTGATCCAGGCCTCCGCCGACATGAACTTCCGGCCCGTGCTCACGACCGGCGATCCCGCGGCGGTCCCGGCCGACCAGCAGCTCACGGCCGACAAGCTCCCGAAGCCGACGGCGGCGCCCAAGAACGCCAGCGACACCAACTGGATCACGGCCGACGTCTACAAGCAGTACGAGGCGCTCGACTGCACGAAGCCGCAGCCGGAGAGCACCCAGCGGTCCGACCCCAGCAAGCCCCTCGTGACCTGCGAGGCCGCGAACGGGACCCAGCCCGCGGTGAAGTACATCCTCGGCCCGGTCGAGGTCGTCGGCACGGACATCGCCGGATCCTCCTTCCAGCTGCAGCAGGGCCGCCAGGGTGCCGTCACCAACGAGTGGGCCGTGAACATCCAGTTCAACGACGCGGGCACGCAGAAGTTCAAGGCCGTGACGGAACGCCTCAACGGCTACTACGTGGCCAATCAGAACGACCCCAAGGCCCAGTTCGCGATCGTGCTGGACGACAAGGTCCTCTCGGCGCCCCGGACGCAGGCCGTCATCACTGACGGGCGGCCGCAGATCACCGGCAACTTCACCCAGCAGAGCGCCCAGGCGCTCTCGGACCAGCTGCGCTACGGCGCGCTGCCCATCAGCTTCGACATCCAGAGCGAGGACCAGATCTCGGCGACGCTGGGCACCCAGCAGCTCGAGATGGGCCTCCTCGCCGGTGCGATCGGCCTGCTCCTCGTGGTGGTGTACTCGCTCTTCCAGTACCGCGCGCTCGGGTTCGTCACCATCGCCTCGCTCGTGGTCGCCGGCGCGCTGACCTACCTCGCGATCGCCATCCTCGGCTGGACCGAGAACTACCGCCTGTCCCTGGCGGGCGTCGCGGGCCTCATCGTCGCGATCGGCCAGACGGCCGACTCGTTCATCGTCTACTTCGAGCGCATCCGCGACGAGCTCCGCGAGGGCCGGGGCCTGGTCTCCGCCGTCGAGAACGGGTGGAAGCGCGCCAAGCGGACCGTGCTTGCCTCCAAGGCCGTGAACCTCCTCGCCGCCGTGGTGCTCTACTTCGTCGCGGTCGGCAACGTCCGCGGCTTCGCGTTCACCCTCGGACTCACCGCGATCGCCGACCTCATCGTCGTCTTCATGTTCACCCACCCGATGCTGCAGGTGCTCGCACGCACGCGCTTCTTCGGCGAGGGCCACCGCTTCTCCGGCCTCGACCCGGAACGGCTCGGCGCCGTGCCCCTCTATCGGGGCGCCGGCCGGCTCCGCGAGGCCTCCGAGGCCGCCAGGGCCAACCTCAAGCCCAAGAACGCCGCCGCCGCGCGCGAAGCCGGCCGGCGCATGACCATCGCCGAGCGCCGCGCCGCCGAGGCCCAGAAGCAGTCCGAGATGACCGCTGCCTCCGGGCGGAGCGGCCGCGCGTCCAAGGGCGCGGGGGAGGAGAACTGA